One genomic segment of Chitinibacter sp. FCG-7 includes these proteins:
- a CDS encoding phosphatase domain-containing putative toxin, whose protein sequence is MTFHAAGAAAIITLMPEHEMQENSVSALPNVCQQLGLAWFHFPVEDDAAPAEEFERQWSTHSAEILQMLADGKTIAVHCKGGSGRTGLMIGKSVACP, encoded by the coding sequence ATGACCTTCCACGCAGCGGGCGCTGCTGCGATCATCACGCTAATGCCCGAGCATGAGATGCAGGAAAACAGCGTATCCGCTTTACCGAACGTATGTCAGCAGCTCGGATTGGCTTGGTTTCATTTCCCTGTCGAAGATGATGCAGCTCCGGCTGAAGAGTTCGAACGCCAATGGAGCACGCATAGCGCTGAGATTCTACAAATGCTGGCGGACGGTAAAACCATCGCGGTTCATTGCAAAGGCGGCTCAGGTCGCACAGGTTTGATGATTGGCAAATCTGTTGCTTGCCCGTGA
- a CDS encoding NAD(P)H-dependent oxidoreductase, whose translation MSNANSEQLLDLPQVAAEHFKVPELTKLHPAQQSSHPPRILMLYGSVRERSFSRLLTEEAARLLRAMGAEVKIFNPSGLPLPDDAPDNHPKVQELRELALWCEGMVWTSPERHGAMTGIMKAQIDWIPLSAGAVRPTQGKNARRDAGFRRFAVFQCSEPNARARALDAHDYDPESIIRGKSLSRVR comes from the coding sequence ATGTCGAATGCCAACTCAGAACAACTATTAGATTTGCCACAAGTTGCAGCTGAGCATTTTAAGGTGCCAGAGCTGACCAAATTGCATCCTGCTCAACAGTCATCGCATCCACCGCGTATTTTGATGCTGTATGGGTCTGTACGCGAACGCTCATTTAGCCGCTTGCTCACCGAAGAGGCTGCTCGTTTATTGCGGGCGATGGGCGCAGAAGTAAAAATCTTCAATCCGAGCGGACTCCCTTTGCCGGATGATGCCCCTGATAACCACCCAAAAGTGCAGGAACTGCGTGAGTTAGCGTTGTGGTGCGAAGGCATGGTCTGGACTTCACCAGAACGTCACGGCGCAATGACAGGCATTATGAAAGCCCAAATTGACTGGATTCCACTGTCGGCAGGAGCTGTTCGGCCTACTCAAGGTAAAAACGCTCGCCGTGATGCAGGTTTCAGGCGGTTCGCAGTCTTTCAATGCAGTGAACCAAATGCGCGTGCTAGGGCGCTGGATGCGCATGATTACGATCCCGAATCAATCATCCGTGGCAAAAGCCTTTCAAGAGTTCGATGA
- a CDS encoding efflux RND transporter permease subunit — translation MFSWIVNQSLKNRLFIVAIAAILLIYGGLTASKMPVDVFPDLNKPTVTIMTEAGGMAPEEVEQLVSFPLETALNGMPGVTRVRAVSGVGLSIVYAEFEWGSDIYRNRQLIAERLAEVKEQLPEGVKPAMGPISSVMGEIMLIAFPADPDKASPMAVREYVDFVLRPRLLSIPGVAQVIPIGGEVRQFRVEPNTAMMAQLGVGYEDVELALKGFSSNTSGGYLEQNAREYLIRNMGRTTRLEDMQNLAVKVINGQPILLKQVAEVKFAAAFKRGDAGFAGKPAVIVSVQKQPNADSIRLSREIDDALASLSKSLPPGISKPEISFRQADFIEASIHNVQEALRDGAIMVAVILFLFLMNGRTTLISLTAIPLSLAITFLVFKVMGLSINVMTLGGLAIAIGELVDDALVDVENVLRRLKENKPKGVTHIIKVIAAACNEVRSGVVVATMVVVLAFVPLFALPGIEGRLFAPLGVAYITSILASLLVALTVTPVMCYFLLPKMKQIEHGDSKLVLFLKRWDKRVLVASFAHAKLALGLAVLLLVAALATVPYFPKAFLPAFNEGTLTISLLLNPGTSLTEANRVGSLAETLIAEVPEVKSVGRRTGRAELDEHAEGVHSSEIDVDLKKSERSREDIMADIRTRLAPLPATTTVGQPISHRLDHLLSGVRAQIALKIYGDDLDALRGEAANLKEKLAAIPGLTDLQIEKQVLIPQIKVRIDYDRAAQLGVSPGALLKTLETLTEGDTVAQIVDNNKRFNLVIRLPDAARDPQGLGNILIDTPHGKVPLSQVASVEESDGPNQIGRENSRRRIVISANTNGSDMATIIKQIRGVLAQNKLPDGYFVSLEGQFQAQEAASQLIAGLSIVSLSLIFMVLYSRYKSAVLAAMIMGNIPMALIGSVIAMWLAGISLSVASLVGFITLTGIATRNGILKISHYINLCKFEGEHFSQAMIIRGSLERLTPVLMTALTAALALVPLLFAADAPGKEILHPVAVVIFGGLISSTILDTLLTPLMFWLFGQKPLQRLLDENNQIAF, via the coding sequence CGTCACCATCATGACCGAGGCGGGTGGGATGGCGCCGGAGGAGGTGGAGCAACTGGTCAGCTTTCCGCTGGAAACGGCACTCAACGGCATGCCCGGCGTAACTCGCGTCCGTGCGGTGTCTGGGGTTGGTTTGTCGATTGTGTATGCCGAGTTTGAATGGGGTTCGGATATTTACCGCAACCGGCAGCTCATCGCTGAACGCTTAGCCGAAGTGAAAGAGCAGCTTCCTGAAGGCGTTAAGCCTGCAATGGGGCCGATTTCGTCAGTAATGGGCGAGATCATGCTGATTGCGTTCCCTGCCGACCCCGACAAAGCTAGCCCTATGGCAGTGCGGGAGTACGTTGATTTTGTGCTGCGCCCACGCTTGTTATCGATCCCTGGTGTCGCGCAAGTGATTCCAATTGGCGGTGAAGTCCGGCAATTCAGGGTTGAGCCAAACACCGCCATGATGGCGCAGCTTGGTGTTGGGTATGAAGATGTAGAGCTTGCACTTAAAGGGTTTTCTAGCAATACCAGTGGCGGGTATCTGGAGCAAAATGCGCGTGAATATTTGATCCGTAACATGGGGCGCACGACCCGTCTGGAGGACATGCAAAATCTGGCGGTCAAGGTGATCAATGGCCAGCCAATTCTGCTCAAGCAAGTCGCCGAGGTGAAGTTTGCCGCAGCGTTTAAACGCGGCGATGCTGGTTTCGCGGGCAAGCCAGCGGTGATTGTCAGTGTGCAAAAGCAGCCTAATGCAGACTCGATTCGCTTAAGTCGCGAAATTGATGATGCGCTCGCTAGTTTGAGCAAATCTTTACCACCGGGGATCAGCAAGCCAGAAATTTCGTTCCGCCAGGCCGATTTTATTGAAGCGTCGATTCACAACGTGCAAGAAGCTTTACGCGATGGTGCGATCATGGTCGCGGTCATTCTGTTCTTGTTCTTGATGAATGGCCGCACGACGTTGATTTCATTGACCGCAATCCCACTGTCGCTGGCGATTACCTTTCTGGTTTTCAAGGTCATGGGTTTGTCAATCAACGTCATGACGCTCGGTGGTTTGGCTATCGCCATCGGCGAGTTGGTTGATGATGCGCTGGTCGATGTCGAAAACGTGCTGCGACGATTGAAAGAAAACAAACCCAAAGGCGTAACGCACATCATCAAAGTGATTGCAGCTGCGTGCAATGAAGTCCGCTCCGGTGTAGTCGTTGCGACGATGGTTGTGGTGCTGGCGTTTGTGCCTTTGTTTGCTTTGCCGGGGATTGAAGGGCGCTTGTTTGCACCATTGGGCGTAGCCTACATCACGTCGATTTTGGCCAGTTTGCTGGTGGCGCTGACGGTGACGCCAGTGATGTGCTACTTCCTATTGCCCAAAATGAAGCAGATTGAGCACGGCGATTCAAAGCTCGTGCTCTTTCTCAAGCGTTGGGATAAACGGGTATTAGTCGCTTCGTTTGCGCACGCAAAACTGGCACTTGGTTTGGCCGTTTTGCTACTCGTGGCTGCGCTGGCAACGGTGCCGTACTTTCCAAAAGCGTTTTTACCGGCGTTTAACGAGGGCACATTAACGATTAGCTTGCTGCTCAACCCCGGTACATCGCTGACAGAGGCCAATCGAGTCGGGAGTTTGGCCGAAACTTTGATTGCTGAAGTGCCCGAAGTGAAAAGTGTAGGGCGGCGCACGGGCAGGGCGGAGCTGGATGAGCATGCCGAAGGTGTACATTCGAGCGAGATTGATGTTGACCTCAAGAAGTCCGAGCGTTCGCGCGAAGACATTATGGCCGATATTCGTACGCGCCTCGCGCCGTTACCTGCCACGACGACGGTTGGGCAACCGATTTCACATCGACTTGATCATTTGCTATCCGGCGTTCGGGCGCAAATTGCGTTGAAGATTTACGGTGATGATCTGGATGCGCTGCGCGGTGAAGCGGCCAATCTGAAAGAGAAGTTGGCTGCGATACCGGGGTTGACTGATCTGCAGATTGAGAAGCAGGTGTTGATCCCGCAAATCAAAGTGCGAATCGACTACGACCGTGCCGCGCAGCTTGGCGTGTCACCTGGGGCATTGCTTAAAACGCTGGAAACACTCACCGAAGGCGATACCGTCGCGCAAATTGTTGATAACAACAAGCGCTTTAATCTGGTAATTCGCTTGCCCGACGCTGCGCGTGATCCGCAGGGCTTGGGCAATATCTTGATCGATACGCCGCACGGCAAAGTGCCGTTGTCGCAAGTGGCCAGTGTTGAGGAAAGCGATGGGCCGAATCAAATTGGTCGCGAGAATAGCCGACGCCGGATTGTGATATCAGCCAATACCAATGGTTCGGACATGGCGACGATCATCAAGCAAATTCGAGGTGTGCTGGCGCAAAACAAATTGCCGGATGGCTATTTTGTGAGTTTGGAAGGGCAGTTCCAGGCACAAGAAGCCGCCAGCCAATTAATTGCTGGTTTGTCGATTGTTTCGCTCTCGCTGATTTTTATGGTGCTGTATAGCCGTTATAAATCTGCGGTTTTGGCTGCAATGATTATGGGCAATATCCCGATGGCGCTGATTGGCAGCGTGATTGCAATGTGGCTGGCTGGGATTTCGCTCTCGGTCGCGTCTTTGGTTGGCTTTATTACGCTGACTGGCATCGCAACGCGTAACGGCATTCTGAAAATCAGTCATTACATCAATCTTTGCAAGTTTGAAGGCGAGCATTTTAGCCAAGCCATGATTATTCGTGGCTCGCTCGAACGCTTGACGCCGGTATTGATGACTGCATTAACGGCCGCTTTGGCCTTGGTGCCACTGTTGTTTGCTGCCGATGCGCCGGGCAAAGAAATCTTGCATCCGGTCGCCGTGGTGATTTTTGGCGGACTGATTAGCTCGACCATTCTCGATACATTACTGACCCCGCTGATGTTCTGGCTGTTCGGTCAAAAACCATTACAACGCTTGCTGGATGAAAACAACCAGATTGCGTTTTAA
- a CDS encoding multicopper oxidase family protein yields the protein MNRRQFLTVSAGMGAMGWLGANPVWAAMDHAKRDGGAMPQALKTVADMPLLPETALTAGQSHVPLAPLRNTATAPQRFEATLTAAAHEVELTTGKKTPMWLYNGQVPGPLIEAFEGDEVEIRFINQLAQASTIHWHGLPVPPEQDGNPHDAVPAGGERVYRFKLPDNCAGTYWYHPHPHGDTPEQAYRGLAGLFIVRSKNDPLTAFAEQHLVISDLKLDTEGLIPDNTANDWMNGREGQFVLVNGQREPVVTIAGRQRLRIWNACSARYLRLAIPGQKMTLVATDGGLLEKPILKDEILLVPGQRTEVIVGDGKAATLPLKALAYDREKMGNVAPEVDRVLIQLNFASGPTPAIPIQLRKIADFGRATALKKVEFSETMSMDNGVHSMAFLVNGKSFDMNRVDLTSKLNEVEVWEIFNNSHMDHPFHIHGTQFIVLDSKLNGKRRNAPYRALHDTINLRPYETVRIKTVQHDKGLRMFHCHILEHEGQGMMAQLLVK from the coding sequence ATGAATAGACGACAATTCTTAACCGTGTCAGCCGGTATGGGCGCGATGGGCTGGTTGGGCGCGAACCCAGTTTGGGCGGCGATGGATCACGCCAAGCGCGATGGCGGGGCGATGCCGCAAGCCTTGAAAACTGTTGCTGATATGCCCTTGCTACCCGAAACAGCGCTGACAGCAGGGCAGTCGCATGTACCACTGGCCCCCTTGCGCAATACCGCTACTGCGCCCCAGCGTTTTGAAGCAACGTTAACTGCCGCAGCGCATGAGGTCGAATTGACCACGGGCAAGAAAACACCAATGTGGTTGTATAACGGCCAAGTACCTGGACCGTTGATTGAAGCTTTTGAAGGCGATGAAGTCGAGATTCGCTTTATTAACCAGCTTGCACAAGCCTCGACAATACATTGGCATGGCTTGCCGGTACCGCCCGAGCAAGACGGCAATCCGCACGATGCCGTACCCGCCGGAGGCGAGCGCGTTTACCGTTTTAAGCTGCCAGACAACTGCGCTGGAACGTATTGGTATCACCCGCACCCGCATGGCGACACACCTGAGCAAGCGTATCGCGGCCTTGCCGGATTATTTATTGTTCGTAGCAAGAATGATCCGCTTACGGCATTTGCCGAGCAGCATTTAGTCATTTCTGATTTGAAGCTCGATACTGAAGGCCTGATTCCCGATAACACGGCCAATGATTGGATGAATGGCCGTGAAGGCCAGTTTGTTCTGGTCAATGGCCAGCGTGAACCGGTAGTGACAATTGCTGGCCGGCAACGCCTGCGAATCTGGAATGCCTGCAGCGCGCGTTATTTGCGCCTAGCTATACCGGGGCAAAAAATGACGCTGGTCGCGACTGATGGCGGTTTGCTGGAAAAACCGATACTCAAAGACGAAATTTTACTCGTGCCAGGACAACGGACTGAAGTCATTGTCGGCGATGGCAAAGCTGCCACATTGCCCCTTAAGGCACTGGCTTATGATCGAGAAAAAATGGGTAATGTTGCCCCCGAAGTGGATCGCGTATTGATACAACTCAATTTTGCTAGCGGCCCAACACCAGCGATTCCGATTCAATTGCGAAAAATTGCAGACTTCGGTCGCGCCACTGCACTCAAGAAAGTCGAATTTAGCGAAACGATGAGCATGGACAATGGCGTGCACAGCATGGCATTTCTGGTGAATGGCAAAAGCTTTGATATGAATCGGGTTGATCTGACCAGCAAACTCAACGAAGTTGAGGTGTGGGAAATCTTTAATAACTCGCACATGGACCACCCGTTCCATATTCATGGCACACAATTTATCGTTCTAGATTCAAAACTGAACGGCAAGCGACGCAATGCGCCGTATCGCGCACTGCACGACACCATCAATCTTCGCCCTTACGAAACAGTGCGCATCAAAACCGTCCAACACGATAAAGGCTTGCGGATGTTCCACTGCCATATTCTGGAGCACGAAGGGCAGGGCATGATGGCGCAGTTACTTGTTAAATAA